AAACCAGGATGCCCTCGATTATGACGACCTCGCCGAATACGCGGCGATCTTGGAACTCGATGCTTCCCGCCTGATCATGGAAGTCACGGCCAATGCCTATGCCGGCCGCGTGCGCGAAGATTTCAGCAGTGGGCTGAGGAGCGGGGTGAATGGAACGCCAACCTTCTTCATCAACGGCGTGCGCTACGACGGACCGCGCGCGGTCGAGTCAATGGTGGCAGCGCTCACTTATTCAGGCGGGTAGTAGGAGCCGCACACTCGGACTCGTCCTTCTTCCTCAACGTGGGAACATGCACGCTGCGGACGACCGTATTTCCAAAGCCCGCAGCCTACTTGGCTGCCACGATCTTATTGAAGAGCGCCCGGAGATAAGGCGCGGTGCGACTGCTTTTTGCGTTGGAGACCTCGACGGGAGTGCCGCTGGCGAT
The sequence above is a segment of the Luteolibacter sp. Y139 genome. Coding sequences within it:
- a CDS encoding DsbA family protein; protein product: NQDALDYDDLAEYAAILELDASRLIMEVTANAYAGRVREDFSSGLRSGVNGTPTFFINGVRYDGPRAVESMVAALTYSGG